One Lysinibacillus fusiformis genomic window carries:
- a CDS encoding aminotransferase class I/II-fold pyridoxal phosphate-dependent enzyme, with product MASKNGIILIEDDPYQEIGFKNVDFPSKSKFDKDGNVVSLGSFSKTLCPGLRVGWMIANEKIIEQVIYAKQVTDVQTSAILYYRNCWKSIYIKAMQSDSK from the coding sequence ATTGCTTCCAAGAATGGGATTATTCTTATAGAAGACGACCCATATCAAGAAATTGGTTTTAAGAATGTTGATTTTCCTTCAAAAAGTAAATTCGACAAAGATGGGAATGTTGTTTCTTTAGGCTCTTTTTCGAAAACCTTATGCCCAGGTCTACGTGTAGGCTGGATGATAGCAAATGAAAAAATAATCGAACAGGTAATTTATGCAAAACAAGTTACTGATGTTCAAACTAGTGCCATCTTATACTATCGGAATTGTTGGAAATCAATTTACATAAAAGCTATGCAATCAGATTCTAAATAA
- a CDS encoding DEAD/DEAH box helicase, with translation MLSKKRTISELLHEWRYDEELKERILHWQTLEGRDAKLAPFPGNLHPSLVKALHARGIQQLYTHQREAFDLATSGQSFTAVTPTASGKSYCYHLPVLQKILEDCNARAIYLFPTKALAQDQKNDLNELIEQSGEDILSYTYDGDTAPGIRQKVRKAGHIVMTNPDMLHSGILPHHTKWVSLFENLQYIVIDELHTYKGVFGSHVAHVIRRLKRICEFYGSKPVFICTSATIKNPQELAETLTNDTHTLIADSGAPVGKKTFLFYNPPIVHKTFGVRRSAVLEVSDMAKRLYTAGIQTIIFAKSRVRVEMIVTYLKELTRNKLLDESVRGYRGGYLPSERRVIERGLRDGTIQTVVSTNALELGVDIGQLQACIMTGYPGNIASAWQQAGRAGRRQDEALIIYVAQSTALDQYVVNHPLFLLGSAPEEARIYPENMLILMDHLKCAAFELPFATQDAYGEYDIQELLDYLAEEGVVFKTSDKWHWMSDRFPAHDISLRSASQENVVIIDMTVPAQTKVIGEMDRHSAMTLLHEEAIYLHQGTQFQVEKLDWEEKKAFVREVDADYYTDANLAVEMKVLEEDRSRNYGGGTICFGDVGLVAQATIFKKIRFGTHDNIGSGPIHLPPDEMHTSSSWLSFAAPEKWSEEELTDAMTGAAYAMNAFIPLFIQCDSSDVAVVPQVKATHNEQPTFFVYDKYPGGIGLSEKVYDLWEELLVKTQHHVASCACEAGCPSCIGAQDSFGNLKQKVVKLLQI, from the coding sequence ATGCTATCGAAAAAACGGACGATTAGTGAGCTCTTACACGAATGGCGTTACGATGAGGAATTAAAAGAACGTATCCTACATTGGCAAACATTAGAGGGGCGCGATGCAAAGCTTGCTCCTTTCCCGGGAAATTTACATCCTTCACTCGTCAAAGCGTTACACGCTCGTGGTATTCAGCAATTGTATACTCATCAGCGTGAAGCGTTTGACTTGGCGACGAGTGGGCAATCATTTACCGCTGTTACACCAACAGCCTCAGGCAAATCCTATTGTTATCATCTGCCAGTGTTACAAAAGATTTTAGAGGATTGTAATGCTCGTGCTATCTATCTTTTTCCGACCAAAGCTTTAGCACAGGATCAAAAAAATGATTTAAATGAACTGATAGAACAAAGCGGTGAAGACATTTTAAGCTACACCTATGATGGAGATACAGCGCCCGGTATTCGCCAAAAGGTGCGTAAGGCAGGTCATATCGTCATGACGAATCCAGATATGCTGCATTCAGGCATTTTGCCGCATCATACAAAATGGGTTTCCCTCTTTGAAAATTTGCAGTATATCGTCATTGATGAGTTGCATACATATAAAGGTGTATTTGGTTCACATGTTGCACATGTTATTCGAAGACTCAAACGTATTTGTGAATTTTATGGCAGCAAGCCTGTGTTCATTTGTACATCTGCGACTATTAAAAATCCACAAGAGCTAGCAGAAACTTTAACGAATGACACACATACTTTAATCGCCGATTCTGGTGCACCAGTTGGCAAGAAAACATTCCTGTTTTACAATCCACCCATTGTGCATAAAACATTTGGTGTGCGGCGCAGTGCGGTATTGGAAGTAAGTGATATGGCAAAAAGGCTTTATACAGCAGGGATTCAAACCATCATTTTTGCAAAAAGCCGAGTGCGTGTAGAAATGATTGTTACCTATTTAAAGGAACTGACACGCAATAAGTTGCTGGATGAGTCGGTGCGTGGTTATCGAGGGGGCTATTTACCTTCAGAGCGACGTGTCATTGAACGTGGGCTTCGTGACGGGACGATTCAAACGGTGGTCAGTACAAATGCGTTAGAATTAGGGGTTGATATTGGTCAATTACAGGCCTGTATTATGACGGGTTACCCGGGAAATATTGCGAGCGCGTGGCAACAAGCAGGACGTGCAGGGCGTCGTCAGGACGAAGCGCTCATTATTTATGTGGCGCAATCGACAGCGCTTGACCAGTATGTCGTGAATCATCCGTTATTTTTACTTGGCAGTGCACCTGAAGAGGCGCGAATTTACCCTGAAAATATGTTGATTTTGATGGACCATTTAAAATGTGCGGCCTTTGAGCTACCATTTGCCACACAGGATGCGTATGGCGAATATGATATTCAAGAATTGCTCGACTATTTAGCGGAAGAAGGCGTGGTCTTTAAAACAAGTGACAAGTGGCATTGGATGAGTGATCGTTTCCCAGCGCATGATATTAGCTTACGTTCTGCCTCACAGGAAAATGTCGTCATTATTGATATGACGGTGCCTGCTCAGACGAAGGTTATTGGAGAAATGGATCGTCATAGCGCCATGACCTTGCTCCATGAGGAAGCGATCTATTTGCATCAAGGGACTCAATTTCAAGTCGAGAAGCTTGATTGGGAAGAAAAGAAAGCATTTGTGCGTGAAGTCGATGCTGATTACTATACAGATGCTAATTTAGCAGTAGAGATGAAAGTGTTAGAGGAGGATCGTAGCCGAAATTATGGAGGCGGTACAATTTGCTTCGGTGATGTAGGCTTGGTAGCACAAGCAACGATTTTTAAAAAGATTCGTTTTGGCACACACGACAATATTGGCTCAGGTCCCATTCATTTACCACCCGATGAAATGCATACAAGCTCATCGTGGTTATCGTTTGCAGCGCCCGAAAAGTGGTCAGAGGAAGAGTTAACGGATGCCATGACGGGGGCGGCCTATGCGATGAATGCGTTTATCCCCTTATTCATCCAATGTGATAGCAGTGATGTAGCAGTCGTGCCACAAGTAAAGGCAACCCACAACGAACAGCCAACGTTTTTTGTCTATGATAAGTACCCTGGTGGTATCGGTTTAAGTGAAAAGGTCTATGACTTGTGGGAAGAGCTTCTGGTAAAGACGCAGCACCATGTGGCTAGTTGTGCCTGTGAGGCGGGCTGTCCATCCTGTATTGGAGCGCAAGATTCTTTTGGTAATTTAAAACAAAAAGTAGTAAAGCTTCTTCAAATTTGA
- a CDS encoding winged helix-turn-helix transcriptional regulator, protein MARFSYQDESVSDETLQQICPLTVTQNVIAGRWKIVILWHLSQTEMIRFSALLKKLPGISKGILTRQLRELEEDELVHREVYKVVPPKVEYSLTEQGQKFIPVLAAMQVWGKEFINKKIEIKK, encoded by the coding sequence ATGGCACGTTTTAGTTATCAAGATGAATCAGTTTCTGATGAAACACTGCAACAAATTTGTCCATTAACAGTTACCCAAAATGTAATTGCAGGCAGATGGAAAATCGTGATTTTGTGGCATTTAAGCCAAACTGAAATGATTAGATTTAGTGCATTATTGAAGAAATTACCGGGCATTTCAAAAGGAATCTTAACTAGACAATTAAGAGAACTTGAAGAAGATGAACTAGTACACAGAGAGGTTTATAAGGTTGTTCCACCAAAAGTAGAGTATTCTTTAACAGAGCAGGGGCAAAAATTTATACCTGTATTAGCAGCAATGCAGGTTTGGGGCAAAGAATTTATAAATAAAAAAATAGAGATTAAAAAATAA
- the recU gene encoding Holliday junction resolvase RecU, producing MTIRYPNGKLYTPAPSVTKTEKQGKTKDFSFSNRGKTLEDEINEANDYYLERRLAIIHKKPVPVQIVKVEYPSRSAAVIKEAYFRTPSTTDYNGVWNGHYIDFDAKETASKSSFPLKNIHTHQMTHMQQVTEQHGVAFIIIRFSAFERYFIVPYEVLQKAWQAMANGERKSIPFSTIEKEAYEIPTSYYPRIDYLPVLQQFIVAKSHGFESEEIIE from the coding sequence ATGACAATTCGTTATCCAAATGGGAAATTGTACACCCCTGCTCCATCTGTCACGAAAACAGAGAAACAGGGAAAAACGAAGGATTTCTCCTTTAGTAATCGAGGGAAAACACTAGAGGATGAAATTAATGAAGCAAACGACTATTATTTAGAAAGGCGGCTTGCCATCATTCATAAGAAACCTGTTCCCGTACAAATCGTCAAAGTAGAGTACCCATCACGAAGCGCTGCAGTTATTAAAGAAGCTTATTTTCGAACGCCCTCTACAACAGACTATAACGGTGTTTGGAATGGGCATTATATTGATTTTGATGCAAAGGAAACTGCCTCAAAATCAAGTTTTCCATTAAAAAATATACACACACATCAAATGACACATATGCAGCAAGTGACGGAACAACATGGTGTGGCATTTATAATCATTCGTTTTTCAGCTTTTGAACGTTACTTTATAGTGCCATACGAAGTTTTACAAAAGGCCTGGCAAGCGATGGCCAATGGGGAACGTAAATCGATACCATTTTCGACAATCGAAAAAGAAGCCTATGAAATTCCTACAAGTTATTATCCACGTATCGATTATTTACCCGTTCTCCAACAGTTCATCGTTGCAAAAAGTCATGGCTTTGAAAGTGAGGAGATAATAGAATGA
- a CDS encoding M23 family metallopeptidase, protein MYDNETSGSRHVSGPSIIGSLPFTGRWLVGSTPAKRIPSHGTDMFGVGYAIDFIAVDEQNRTSSSTSWRTLLGSESPEIFYAFGKPLVSPVSGKVVSVHNGEPDHEARRSILTLIPYMLGQADRIRKGPEAVAGNYVIIAPDNADLYIAIVHLQLDSIVVEEGQDISEGQYFANCGNSGNSTQPHIHIQAMDSTDFSNTQGVPLYFREFSQWKKGESEPKTRVKAFPDADTVVSPK, encoded by the coding sequence ATGTATGATAATGAAACATCTGGATCAAGACATGTTAGTGGTCCTAGCATAATCGGGTCTCTTCCTTTTACTGGAAGGTGGTTAGTGGGTTCTACTCCAGCAAAACGAATACCGAGTCATGGTACGGATATGTTTGGGGTAGGTTATGCAATTGACTTTATTGCAGTTGATGAACAGAATCGAACAAGTTCATCAACAAGTTGGCGTACACTTTTAGGTTCCGAGTCTCCTGAAATATTCTATGCATTTGGTAAGCCACTTGTCTCACCTGTTTCTGGAAAAGTAGTCAGCGTTCATAATGGCGAACCTGATCATGAAGCACGGCGCTCAATTCTTACATTGATACCATATATGCTGGGGCAAGCCGATAGAATTCGTAAGGGACCGGAAGCAGTTGCTGGAAATTACGTAATAATTGCACCAGATAATGCTGATTTATATATTGCCATCGTTCACCTACAGTTAGATTCAATTGTAGTGGAAGAAGGGCAGGATATTTCAGAAGGACAATATTTCGCTAATTGTGGGAATTCTGGAAACTCAACTCAACCTCATATCCATATACAAGCAATGGATAGTACGGACTTTTCTAATACGCAAGGTGTCCCGTTGTACTTCCGCGAATTTTCTCAGTGGAAGAAAGGCGAAAGTGAGCCAAAAACTCGTGTGAAAGCATTCCCTGATGCTGACACTGTTGTCAGTCCTAAGTAA
- a CDS encoding endonuclease, with protein MNKIKQLVAQLDLVNQLLLTRVSLEDNAHRLQFFMQLKSVSQKVSLAEKNWQVKNACSPISSEK; from the coding sequence TTGAATAAGATAAAACAATTAGTTGCGCAGCTGGATCTAGTCAATCAATTACTTTTAACGAGAGTGTCATTGGAAGACAATGCACATAGACTGCAATTTTTTATGCAGCTCAAATCTGTAAGCCAGAAAGTAAGCTTAGCAGAAAAGAACTGGCAAGTAAAGAATGCTTGTTCGCCTATTAGTAGTGAAAAATGA
- a CDS encoding YppE family protein yields the protein MLLIQQTSILIDECDKCVSRFWQMREEDRAPDFFAEVKPHADEIHQLLKDWQQQANAWIQKNRPKYMHTQQIASAVESMGQFVVQSFYKETSKKRFLDATHSASYTLKNFYRLVKEEQTDAIEKTDD from the coding sequence TTGTTATTGATACAGCAAACTTCCATATTAATAGATGAATGTGACAAATGTGTTTCACGCTTTTGGCAAATGCGTGAGGAGGATCGTGCGCCAGACTTTTTTGCAGAGGTGAAGCCGCATGCAGATGAAATCCATCAATTGTTGAAGGATTGGCAACAGCAGGCAAATGCTTGGATTCAAAAAAATCGGCCGAAATATATGCATACACAACAAATTGCTTCAGCGGTAGAATCGATGGGGCAATTTGTTGTGCAATCCTTTTATAAAGAAACCAGTAAAAAACGGTTTTTAGATGCAACCCATTCGGCTTCCTACACGCTAAAGAATTTTTATCGCTTAGTGAAGGAGGAGCAAACAGATGCTATCGAAAAAACGGACGATTAG
- a CDS encoding SDR family oxidoreductase has protein sequence MKVLVTGANGNLGSKIVEFLLTKLSVEEIIVGVRNDKSEKACNYKEQGFEVRVTDFENPETLITAFTGVDRLFIISTFGDYETIIRQHKNAVKVAKATDVKQVIYPSVTRAEGNDFFLAGMHRAREIAIIESGIPYVILRNNWYVENELGTIQGCLAGAPWVTSAGEGKIGWVYRPDLAEAAAKVLVAEGHNHENKIYELSGKNLTQQQFVDTLNEVLDKKISLLAVDDSSYMEMLKGAGVPEDYLPMLMMTQKGIREGGLESTHTDFDFLLERQATPLKQALVQLLGNNK, from the coding sequence ATGAAAGTTTTAGTAACAGGTGCAAATGGTAATTTAGGTTCTAAAATCGTTGAGTTTTTACTTACTAAATTATCAGTTGAAGAAATAATTGTTGGTGTACGCAATGACAAATCTGAAAAAGCATGTAACTATAAAGAGCAAGGCTTTGAAGTACGTGTAACGGATTTTGAAAATCCAGAAACCTTAATTACAGCGTTCACAGGTGTAGACCGATTATTCATCATTTCAACATTTGGTGATTATGAAACGATTATACGCCAACATAAGAATGCAGTAAAAGTTGCTAAAGCTACTGATGTAAAACAAGTAATTTATCCAAGTGTTACTCGTGCAGAGGGAAATGACTTCTTCCTAGCAGGTATGCATAGAGCACGGGAAATAGCGATTATCGAATCAGGGATTCCTTATGTAATTCTACGTAATAACTGGTATGTAGAAAATGAACTTGGCACGATTCAGGGATGTTTGGCTGGAGCACCTTGGGTAACTTCTGCAGGTGAAGGAAAAATCGGTTGGGTATATCGCCCAGATTTAGCTGAAGCAGCAGCGAAGGTTTTGGTAGCTGAAGGTCACAATCACGAAAATAAAATTTATGAACTATCTGGTAAAAATTTAACACAACAACAATTTGTTGATACGTTAAACGAAGTATTAGACAAAAAGATTTCTTTATTAGCAGTAGACGATTCTTCTTATATGGAAATGTTAAAAGGTGCTGGGGTACCTGAAGACTATCTTCCAATGTTAATGATGACGCAAAAAGGTATTCGTGAGGGTGGCTTAGAATCTACACATACAGATTTTGATTTCTTATTAGAACGCCAGGCTACACCATTAAAGCAAGCACTGGTACAATTATTAGGAAACAACAAATAA